The Flavobacteriales bacterium genome contains the following window.
TCTAACTTTGCCCAAACGGTCAAATGGATTTGCCCAAATGGGGTTTCAATACATCTCATGTTAAGGTCTAATGTAAATGTGATGACAATCCACGCTAGCAAAGGTTTGTTTCAATACATCTCATGTTAAGGTCTAATGATGTCGCAGCAAAGTATAATTAGAACGGTAAAAAAGTTTCAATACATCTCATGTTAAGGTCTAATCATTCAAAAAACTTCCGAGATAATGATTAATGAAATGTTTCAATACATCGTATGTTAAGGTCTAATATTCTACGTTTCGCAGAATGTAGAAACAGAGTGGGTGTTTCAATACATCGCATGTTAAGGTCTAACAAAAACAAAAAGCTGCGAACGTAACACATAGTGTATGTTTCAATACATCATATGTTATGGTCTAACAACGAACAAACAAGAAAAAGCGATTACGTCGCATTTGTTTCAATACATCCCATGTTAAGGTCTAATAGGAGAAAGAAAATGGACTACCGATGAAATAAAAACGTTTCAATACATCACATGTTATGGTCTAATTGAACAGATTAAAAAAGCTGACGGAAAGAAAAAAGGGTTTCAATACATCTCATGTTATGGTCTAATGACACTCGTTTCAACGTTTGTCTAAAACGAGTATACACCCTTTTCGTTCAAATTTCAAGCAAAAGTTATGTTTCGCTCCAGTGATTTACCAATAATTTCTAAATCATGGTGACTTAAGCAATACTGCCATCTGGATATTTCTGGTTGGAATTTTATTTGGCTATATAAAAAACAACTCAAATTGAGTTGTTTCTATATGCTACTTTTTTATATGCTAAAATTTTTGATGAAATTATGCTCATCAGATTTGTTAATAATTTCAATAGGAATATTTAACCTAGCTGCTATGTTTTTCGCATGTTCAATTTCTTTTTTTTGAAAATCATCTAAGAATTCTACGGAATATTTATTTTCATCTCTACTTAGCAATCTTTTTCTAATTAATTTTGGATTATCTTTTAATACAAAAATTTTCCTCATATTAAGCTTTTCAAAAACTGCTACGTCTATTTTTTCAATATGCAAACTGTCCTTTAATAAGCAAAAGTGACCATCTAGTAAAACCAAATTTTCTTTATTCAAAAACCTATCAACAGCTATTAATAGTTTTTCCTGATTTTTTTCTACATCTACTACTGTTTTATCTTTTTTTAAATCGACTTCATTCAATCTTTTTAGTAACTCACTTGCAGAAACTGTTTTATAATTTGTTATATCAGCTATTTCATTACAAAGGGTTGTTTTTCCAACACCATGTATTCCTGCAATAAAAATTATATCAGGACACATATTAAATCACTCTCCTATGAAATATATCTAAATGATTGTGGTGCTACTTTAATTGTTTCGTCAAATTCGTTCAAGTTTAATGGCTTGTCATAAACAGTAAAGCTTTTAATAACTATAGCAAATCCTTTATCTCGGTCATTAAAATAAGCCATATATTCATCTTTAGGTATTCCAGAAAAATCCTTAGTTTTTTCCCATAATACATTCGGAGAATACTCTAGCACATTTCCAATTTCGAACTCTCCGATAACCTTACCTACTGGTTTAGTTGCGTATACTACTACACTTCTAATATCTTTTCTTTTAAAAATACTTTTCCTGTACTCAAATTTTTTGCGTCCCTCAAATATTTCGGTAACATATTTAGGCTTAATCGATAATAATATTTTCATTTACTTCACCCAATTCTATAATTTTTTCAAATTCATCATCATTTAAATCCACTAAAACCCAACGCCCTCGGCTTATCCCTACATCATGTATTAATTTCTGTCGTATAATTCTTTTGTTAAATGCAACATTATAAGTCATCTTTATGATACTATTATATTTCTTTTCTCTCCAGAATCTTCTAAATTCGTCTATTGTAAAAACACTTCCCTTTTTACAATAATCATAAAAAGAATCAAAATTATGAAATTCATTAATGTCTTTAATTTCCTTTATAACGCAAATAGATGTCGCTGTTGAACTATATTCTGCTATTCTGTTAACATCTTTTGTTCTATAAATAACTAGAATGTCGCCATTACCATATCCTTCAAAAGGAGCACCAGATAAGTAAACTTTTTCAATATTATTAGTTGCTGGAATATCACAAATTTGATGATTTGTTTCAGTATTCAATCGCGAATCAGGAAACATATCGGTATGATATTTAGGCCAAATAGAAAGCATTCCCTTCCTTTTACCTTCGGTTACTATTTTAGGATAATCTAGAAGGACATCGTTTTTAATGTCATCAAGTCTTTTCACATAAACATCTTCTTCTCCACTACCACTAACTTTAACACCATAGTATTCAAAACC
Protein-coding sequences here:
- a CDS encoding ASCH domain-containing protein translates to MKILLSIKPKYVTEIFEGRKKFEYRKSIFKRKDIRSVVVYATKPVGKVIGEFEIGNVLEYSPNVLWEKTKDFSGIPKDEYMAYFNDRDKGFAIVIKSFTVYDKPLNLNEFDETIKVAPQSFRYIS
- a CDS encoding ATP-binding protein produces the protein MCPDIIFIAGIHGVGKTTLCNEIADITNYKTVSASELLKRLNEVDLKKDKTVVDVEKNQEKLLIAVDRFLNKENLVLLDGHFCLLKDSLHIEKIDVAVFEKLNMRKIFVLKDNPKLIRKRLLSRDENKYSVEFLDDFQKKEIEHAKNIAARLNIPIEIINKSDEHNFIKNFSI